A genomic segment from Nodosilinea sp. PGN35 encodes:
- a CDS encoding PAS domain-containing protein, which translates to MNVHLVYLRPKTYGLAVLSVAAALLLMQLLHPVANMAMSPFLLFFGAITVASWGGGVACGVLTTALSALVSDYFFMSPQYSLALEVAGAVRLTIFVAQGILLSLLCGSLKTARQHLERSSLKLQESEATLGYTNQWVTAILESITDGFYALDLQWRFVYVNPQAQYLLKRPPEEVMGQSIWEVLPNLAGSPMGESFKRAMTTRQALVVETPGVVNPDRLFELHINPLANGLAIYFQDVTDRRKYLHQLYQQMRMLDLANDSIIIQDFETSTITYWNQGATRRYGWSAAEAIGRSATDLLKTVLPDSMETIREAIVQDGHWAGELTQTTRDGRLIVTNSRCTLQPTREGEPDAILEISYDVTEQKQAEAALRKSELHFRTLANSMPQMFWTALPDGQLEYCNQRWYDYTGLDPAASFARGWLAVLHPEDRDRCQTAWAEALHQGLPLTLEARPLRAADGQYRWHLVRAFPLRDEQGEVLRWFGSSTDIHDQKVALEERDRALALEREAREEAESANRIKDEFLAMLSHELRTPLNPILGWVSLLRSRPLDEPTRAQALETIERNAKIQAELIEDLLDVSRILRGKLLLDIKNVSLGEVIDAALETVRLSAVAKGITLHTEFDAAPGTVAGDPSRLQQIVWNLLANAIKFTPQGGAVTVRLRHEATHAVIEVVDTGQGISPEFLPHVFERFRQADSSSTRAFGGLGLGLAIVRYLSEQHGGEVAVTSPGLGQGATFTVRLPLRAAAPPSSQAGPLGTVDLAGRRALVVDDDLDSLHLLTALLEDYGMEVLTAVSARAGLAMVEQHRPDVLISDLGMPDQDGFMLLQTLRQQPAEAGGKTPAIALTAYVDAQSRDRSLAAGFQRHLCKPIDLKQLGQALAELLCGSSG; encoded by the coding sequence ATGAATGTTCACCTGGTCTACTTACGTCCTAAAACCTATGGTCTAGCGGTTCTCAGCGTAGCGGCAGCGCTCTTACTCATGCAGCTGCTCCACCCTGTCGCCAATATGGCGATGAGCCCCTTTCTGCTGTTTTTTGGGGCGATAACTGTCGCCTCCTGGGGGGGTGGGGTAGCGTGCGGGGTGCTGACCACAGCGCTGTCGGCGCTGGTGAGCGACTATTTCTTTATGTCGCCCCAGTACAGTCTGGCTCTGGAGGTTGCGGGGGCTGTTCGACTCACTATATTTGTTGCCCAGGGCATTTTGCTCAGCCTGCTGTGCGGTTCTCTGAAAACCGCCCGTCAGCACCTGGAGCGCAGCTCGCTCAAGCTCCAGGAAAGTGAGGCGACTCTGGGCTACACCAATCAGTGGGTGACGGCCATTTTAGAGAGTATTACCGATGGCTTTTACGCCCTCGATTTGCAGTGGCGCTTTGTCTACGTCAACCCCCAGGCCCAGTACCTGCTGAAGCGCCCCCCGGAGGAGGTGATGGGGCAATCGATCTGGGAGGTGCTGCCCAATCTGGCAGGCAGCCCCATGGGGGAATCCTTTAAGCGGGCCATGACCACCCGCCAGGCGCTGGTGGTGGAAACACCGGGGGTGGTGAATCCTGACCGTCTGTTTGAGCTGCATATCAATCCCCTGGCCAACGGGCTGGCCATCTATTTTCAGGATGTGACCGATCGCCGCAAATATCTGCACCAGCTCTATCAGCAAATGCGGATGCTCGATCTGGCCAACGACAGCATTATTATTCAAGACTTTGAGACGTCTACTATTACCTACTGGAACCAGGGGGCGACGCGGCGCTACGGCTGGTCGGCGGCGGAGGCGATCGGGCGGTCGGCCACGGACTTGCTCAAGACCGTGCTGCCAGATTCTATGGAGACGATTCGCGAGGCGATCGTGCAGGACGGCCACTGGGCGGGGGAGCTGACCCAGACCACCCGCGATGGCCGTTTGATTGTGACCAACAGCCGCTGTACCCTCCAGCCGACTCGGGAGGGGGAGCCCGACGCCATTTTAGAAATCAGCTACGACGTGACGGAGCAAAAGCAGGCGGAGGCGGCTTTGCGCAAGAGCGAGCTGCACTTTCGCACCCTGGCCAACTCCATGCCGCAGATGTTTTGGACGGCTCTGCCCGACGGCCAGCTGGAGTACTGCAACCAGCGCTGGTACGACTACACCGGGCTCGACCCGGCGGCGAGTTTTGCCAGAGGGTGGCTAGCGGTGCTGCACCCGGAGGATCGCGATCGCTGCCAGACCGCCTGGGCCGAGGCGCTGCACCAGGGGCTGCCGCTGACCCTGGAGGCGCGGCCGCTGCGGGCCGCCGATGGCCAGTACCGCTGGCATCTGGTGCGGGCGTTCCCTTTGCGGGATGAGCAGGGGGAGGTACTGCGGTGGTTTGGCTCGTCTACGGATATCCACGACCAGAAGGTGGCCCTGGAGGAGCGCGATCGCGCCCTGGCCCTGGAGCGTGAGGCCCGCGAAGAGGCCGAGTCGGCCAACCGGATTAAGGACGAATTTTTGGCGATGCTCTCCCACGAGCTGCGCACGCCCCTGAATCCGATTTTGGGCTGGGTGTCGCTGCTGCGATCGCGCCCCCTCGACGAGCCCACCCGCGCCCAGGCCCTCGAAACCATCGAGCGCAACGCCAAAATTCAGGCGGAGCTGATCGAAGACCTGCTGGATGTGTCGCGGATTCTGCGGGGCAAGCTGCTGCTCGATATTAAAAATGTCAGCCTGGGGGAGGTGATCGACGCCGCCCTGGAGACGGTGCGGCTCTCGGCGGTGGCCAAGGGCATCACGCTGCACACCGAGTTTGACGCTGCCCCCGGCACCGTGGCGGGCGACCCCAGCCGTCTCCAGCAGATCGTGTGGAATCTGCTCGCCAACGCCATCAAGTTTACCCCCCAGGGCGGTGCGGTCACGGTGCGGCTGCGCCATGAGGCCACCCACGCCGTGATTGAGGTGGTCGATACGGGCCAGGGCATTAGCCCCGAGTTTTTGCCCCACGTGTTTGAGCGCTTTCGCCAGGCCGACAGCAGCAGCACCCGCGCCTTTGGGGGCCTGGGGCTGGGGCTGGCGATCGTGCGCTACCTGAGCGAGCAGCACGGCGGCGAAGTGGCGGTGACCAGCCCCGGCCTCGGTCAGGGGGCCACCTTTACGGTACGGCTGCCCCTTCGGGCGGCAGCCCCGCCGTCGTCCCAGGCTGGGCCCCTGGGCACCGTTGACCTGGCGGGCCGTCGCGCCCTGGTGGTCGATGACGATCTCGATTCGCTGCACCTGCTGACGGCCCTGCTCGAAGACTACGGCATGGAGGTGCTGACGGCGGTCTCCGCCAGGGCGGGCCTGGCGATGGTGGAGCAGCACCGGCCCGATGTGCTGATCAGCGATCTGGGCATGCCCGATCAAGATGGCTTCATGCTGCTTCAAACCCTGCGGCAGCAGCCCGCTGAGGCGGGGGGCAAAACTCCGGCGATCGCCCTTACCGCCTACGTCGATGCCCAAAGTCGCGATCGCTCCCTGGCCGCCGGATTTCAGCGCCACCTGTGCAAACCCATCGACCTCAAGCAGCTGGGTCAGGCGCTGGCTGAGCTGCTCTGTGGCTCTAGCGGCTAG
- a CDS encoding SDR family oxidoreductase has product MTITPDQVPAQHQERTPALESDMVPRPQYDDPNYKGSGKLQDKVALITGGDSGIGRSVAVYYAKEGADVAIVYLDEHDDARETQRAVADYGRRCLLIPGDIRGEEFCREAVQKTLDEFGRLDILVNNAAVQYQEPSLDDIDAARLGDVFATNIFSMFYFAKAATPHMKPGSSMINTTSVNAYKGNPSLLSYSTTKGAILAFTRSIAGPMLEKGIRVNGVAPGPIWTPFIPDAFDGDDVSNFGKQVPMQRAGQPKEVAPSFVFLASDDASYMAGQVLHPNGGVVVNA; this is encoded by the coding sequence ATGACTATTACTCCCGATCAGGTTCCCGCTCAGCACCAGGAACGCACCCCGGCCCTGGAATCAGACATGGTGCCCCGGCCGCAGTACGACGACCCTAACTACAAGGGCAGCGGCAAACTGCAAGACAAAGTTGCCCTGATTACGGGCGGAGACAGCGGCATTGGGCGCTCCGTGGCGGTGTACTACGCCAAGGAAGGAGCCGATGTGGCCATCGTCTACCTAGATGAGCACGACGACGCCAGGGAGACCCAGCGGGCGGTGGCAGACTATGGCCGTCGCTGTCTGCTGATTCCTGGGGACATTCGCGGCGAGGAGTTTTGCCGCGAAGCCGTACAAAAAACCCTCGATGAATTTGGCCGCCTCGATATTTTGGTCAACAACGCGGCGGTGCAGTACCAGGAGCCCAGCCTCGACGACATCGATGCGGCCCGCCTGGGGGATGTGTTCGCCACCAACATCTTCTCAATGTTTTACTTTGCCAAGGCGGCCACTCCCCACATGAAGCCGGGTAGCTCCATGATCAACACCACGTCGGTCAACGCCTACAAGGGCAACCCGAGCCTGCTGAGCTATTCCACCACCAAGGGGGCAATTTTGGCCTTTACCCGCTCCATCGCTGGGCCGATGCTGGAGAAGGGCATTCGCGTCAACGGCGTTGCCCCCGGCCCGATCTGGACACCGTTTATCCCCGACGCCTTCGATGGGGACGATGTCTCGAACTTTGGCAAGCAGGTGCCCATGCAGCGCGCCGGGCAGCCCAAGGAGGTAGCCCCTAGCTTTGTCTTTTTGGCCTCTGACGATGCCTCCTATATGGCGGGTCAGGTGCTACACCCCAACGGCGGTGTCGTGGTCAACGCCTAA
- a CDS encoding cytochrome P450, which translates to MANIPTEPVLDSTLGLLRDGYQFIGRRCDRLQSDIFQTRLRLEKTICMRGAAAAEVFYDPEKFSRQNAAPKRVQKTLVGEGGVQGLDGAAHRQRKQIFMALMTPERLQQLSDLTLHHCRQYAQRWQGQPQVVLFEQVNEILCRAVCAWSGVPLAEAEVAQRTLELAAMIDGVGNLGFRYVQGVQARKRVEAWIAAVIEQVRASQLSAPDKTAIAAFAHHRDDQGRLLDTHAAAVDVINVLRPTVAIGRYIVFAALALHQHPDCYLKLKANEDNYRTLFVQEVRRFYPFFPFAAARIKEEFDWQEYHFPKNTLVLLDLYGTNHDSDRWQEPEKFWPERFSHWSENAFDFIPQGGGDYQKNHRCAGEWLTIKLMDQVLDFLVNELEYDVPPQQLEVKLSRMPTIPASGFIINNVKLNTEAQY; encoded by the coding sequence ATGGCCAACATTCCCACCGAACCGGTGCTCGACAGCACGCTGGGACTGCTGCGCGACGGCTACCAGTTCATTGGCAGGCGGTGCGATCGCCTCCAGAGCGACATTTTTCAAACCCGTCTGCGGCTTGAAAAGACCATCTGCATGCGGGGGGCCGCCGCCGCCGAGGTGTTCTACGACCCCGAGAAGTTTTCTCGCCAAAACGCCGCCCCCAAACGGGTGCAAAAGACCCTGGTGGGGGAGGGCGGAGTGCAGGGGCTAGACGGGGCCGCCCATCGCCAGCGCAAGCAGATCTTTATGGCGCTGATGACCCCAGAGCGCTTGCAGCAGCTCAGCGATCTCACCCTGCACCACTGCCGTCAGTACGCTCAGCGCTGGCAGGGGCAGCCCCAGGTGGTGCTGTTTGAGCAGGTCAACGAAATTCTCTGCCGGGCCGTCTGCGCCTGGTCGGGGGTGCCCCTGGCCGAGGCGGAGGTGGCCCAGCGCACCCTGGAGCTGGCCGCCATGATCGACGGCGTGGGCAATTTGGGGTTCAGGTACGTGCAGGGGGTACAGGCTCGCAAGCGGGTTGAGGCCTGGATTGCAGCGGTGATTGAGCAGGTGCGGGCCAGCCAGCTGTCTGCCCCTGACAAGACCGCGATCGCCGCCTTTGCCCACCACCGCGATGACCAGGGCCGTCTGCTCGACACCCACGCCGCCGCCGTCGATGTGATCAATGTACTGCGTCCCACCGTAGCCATCGGTCGCTATATCGTTTTTGCCGCCCTGGCGCTGCATCAGCATCCCGACTGTTACCTAAAACTCAAAGCCAATGAAGACAACTACCGCACCCTATTTGTTCAAGAAGTCCGCCGATTCTACCCCTTCTTTCCCTTTGCCGCAGCGCGGATCAAAGAAGAGTTTGATTGGCAAGAGTATCACTTTCCTAAAAATACTCTGGTATTGCTAGATCTCTACGGCACCAACCACGACAGCGATCGCTGGCAAGAGCCCGAAAAATTTTGGCCAGAGCGCTTCAGTCACTGGTCTGAAAACGCCTTTGATTTTATCCCCCAGGGCGGCGGCGACTACCAGAAAAACCATCGCTGTGCGGGGGAATGGTTGACCATTAAACTCATGGATCAGGTGCTAGATTTTTTGGTCAACGAGCTTGAGTACGATGTTCCACCCCAGCAGCTAGAGGTCAAACTGTCAAGGATGCCGACTATTCCAGCCAGCGGTTTTATCATCAACAATGTCAAGCTCAATACTGAAGCCCAGTACTGA
- a CDS encoding glycosyltransferase family 2 protein encodes MAAILNFSLKEENCGTGQPVPVLIAPPPLPHTQVSVIVPVRNEADTLAETLLALANQVDFADHPLDFKGYEVLVFANNCTDDSAAIARRFAQQHPRFQLHVVEQTLPEGEAHIGRVRRMLMDEAHRRLTWLGAQPGIIASTDGDSRVDRRWIAAILYEIACGADAVGGRTVTDRAERAALDKATKAAYLRFVGYRYLIKQLEDCLDPDPFDRAPHHYQFFGANFAVTHTMYAQAGGMPLVQTSEDVAFYRAVVKLGAKVRHSMLMRVTTSARPQGRAPLGLADRLSQFQVLGQRQESFLVESAAAVEAKLLARHHLRRYWMQAASAPPRPALASQRLTQLAGWLAVPLADLHQAIEQSVTVGELFQQVEQHQQTLGAWQQRWAAVPIEVAIADLRLRLNQRRSRGPRGKLRPAAGC; translated from the coding sequence TTGGCAGCCATTCTCAATTTTTCGCTGAAAGAGGAAAATTGCGGTACGGGTCAGCCCGTTCCAGTTCTAATTGCCCCGCCGCCGCTGCCGCACACTCAAGTTTCTGTGATTGTGCCGGTGCGCAACGAGGCCGATACCCTAGCTGAAACGCTGCTGGCCCTGGCAAACCAGGTCGATTTTGCAGACCACCCGCTCGACTTCAAGGGCTACGAGGTGCTGGTATTTGCCAACAACTGCACCGACGACTCGGCGGCGATCGCCCGCCGCTTTGCCCAGCAGCATCCGCGATTTCAGCTGCACGTGGTTGAGCAAACGCTGCCCGAGGGGGAGGCCCACATTGGGCGAGTGCGCCGGATGCTTATGGATGAGGCCCACCGACGGTTGACCTGGCTGGGAGCCCAGCCGGGCATCATTGCCTCCACCGATGGCGATAGCCGAGTCGATCGCCGCTGGATTGCCGCCATTCTGTACGAAATTGCCTGCGGAGCCGACGCCGTGGGCGGGCGCACCGTCACCGACCGAGCCGAACGGGCGGCCCTGGACAAGGCGACCAAAGCCGCCTACCTGCGGTTTGTGGGCTATCGCTACTTGATCAAGCAGCTCGAAGACTGCCTCGACCCCGATCCCTTTGATCGAGCGCCCCACCACTACCAGTTTTTTGGGGCCAACTTTGCTGTCACCCACACCATGTATGCCCAGGCGGGCGGCATGCCCCTGGTACAAACTTCGGAAGATGTGGCGTTTTACCGGGCCGTGGTCAAGCTGGGGGCGAAGGTGCGCCACAGCATGCTGATGCGGGTGACCACCTCAGCTCGCCCCCAGGGCCGCGCCCCGCTGGGCCTGGCCGATCGCCTCAGTCAGTTTCAGGTGCTGGGGCAGCGCCAGGAGTCGTTTTTAGTGGAGTCGGCGGCGGCGGTGGAGGCCAAACTGCTGGCCCGGCACCACCTGCGCCGCTACTGGATGCAGGCAGCTAGCGCTCCGCCCCGGCCCGCCCTGGCCTCCCAGCGGTTGACCCAGCTAGCTGGCTGGCTGGCGGTGCCCCTGGCCGACCTGCACCAGGCGATCGAGCAGTCGGTAACCGTTGGGGAACTGTTTCAGCAGGTTGAGCAGCACCAGCAGACCCTGGGCGCATGGCAGCAGCGGTGGGCAGCGGTACCCATTGAGGTGGCGATCGCCGACCTGCGACTGCGCCTCAACCAGCGGCGCAGTCGGGGCCCCCGCGGCAAACTCCGCCCGGCGGCGGGGTGCTAG
- a CDS encoding efflux RND transporter periplasmic adaptor subunit: protein MPPEPHPDTFSRPRTPSDADPPPLGSTAAAGGSLPLGSGLFDDDFDDGAQAKTRPGLKWIVASGLVILLGAGGWLGYRTWQRRSVDPVVVATETPSRDTLENRVDASGTMSLGNQQTLKAPGDVTVEAVLVEERQRVERGTVLLRLRDRGLEQQLDDAQIQTEILRLQRQRQGEVLQDRQRTVRRAEERLAESRSLVDQGFISEDEYNRDRDALEAAQSELRGAEVDIQRSELEIRQNQASLANIRARIADNAIVAPFDAVVLNIDVQPGDGVQSEGTLLTIGDPTQEVVLFDLMTLDANKVSVNMPVRVSVIGPNAANYTGRVVSIAPQAIAAGGDGGGGSQAMVKAIAQLDRPSGVLIPGGSVSVEVILVQRENVLALPTTAIQQEGGETFVWVIDAHSRLQKRPVTTGLDTLEAVEIVSGLNDTDTVIVNLPPDRPLAAGMTVETAPAAPPRGLP from the coding sequence GTGCCGCCCGAACCCCACCCCGATACCTTTTCCCGCCCCCGTACGCCATCGGATGCCGACCCTCCCCCGCTGGGGTCAACGGCGGCGGCGGGGGGCTCGCTACCCCTCGGCTCCGGCCTGTTCGACGATGACTTCGACGACGGCGCTCAGGCCAAAACCCGCCCCGGCCTGAAATGGATAGTGGCCTCGGGCCTGGTGATTTTGCTGGGCGCAGGGGGCTGGTTGGGCTACCGCACCTGGCAGCGCCGCAGCGTAGACCCCGTAGTTGTTGCCACCGAGACCCCCAGCCGCGACACCCTCGAAAACCGGGTCGATGCCTCCGGCACTATGAGTCTGGGCAATCAGCAAACTCTCAAAGCGCCGGGGGATGTCACCGTGGAGGCGGTGCTGGTGGAAGAGCGCCAGCGGGTGGAGCGGGGTACCGTGCTGCTGCGGCTGCGCGATCGCGGCCTGGAGCAGCAGCTCGACGACGCCCAAATTCAGACCGAAATTCTCAGACTTCAGCGCCAGCGCCAGGGGGAGGTGCTGCAAGACCGCCAGCGCACCGTGCGGCGAGCCGAGGAGCGGCTGGCTGAATCGCGATCGCTGGTCGATCAGGGCTTTATCTCGGAGGATGAGTACAACCGCGATCGCGACGCCCTAGAAGCCGCCCAGTCAGAGCTGCGGGGGGCCGAGGTTGACATCCAGCGCTCCGAGCTAGAAATTCGCCAAAACCAGGCCAGCCTGGCCAACATTCGCGCCCGCATCGCCGACAATGCCATCGTTGCCCCCTTCGACGCCGTGGTGCTCAACATCGACGTGCAGCCCGGCGACGGCGTGCAGAGCGAGGGCACCCTGCTCACCATCGGTGACCCCACCCAGGAGGTGGTGCTGTTTGACCTTATGACCCTCGACGCCAACAAAGTCTCCGTCAACATGCCCGTGCGGGTCAGCGTTATCGGCCCCAACGCCGCCAACTACACGGGCCGAGTGGTCAGTATTGCCCCCCAGGCGATCGCTGCCGGCGGCGACGGCGGCGGCGGCTCCCAGGCCATGGTCAAGGCCATCGCCCAGCTCGATCGCCCCAGCGGTGTCCTCATCCCCGGCGGCTCGGTCAGCGTCGAAGTCATTCTGGTGCAGCGAGAGAACGTCCTGGCCCTGCCCACCACCGCCATTCAGCAGGAGGGTGGCGAAACCTTTGTCTGGGTGATCGATGCCCACAGCCGCCTCCAAAAGCGCCCCGTCACCACCGGCCTCGACACCCTGGAGGCGGTCGAAATTGTTTCTGGTCTAAACGACACCGACACCGTGATTGTCAACCTGCCGCCCGATCGGCCCCTCGCAGCCGGTATGACCGTCGAGACCGCCCCCGCCGCCCCGCCCCGAGGCCTGCCCTAG
- a CDS encoding ABC transporter ATP-binding protein, producing the protein MSPTPSPSPTAVIAMEQVSRVFGSGEAAVRACDRIHLTIAPGEYCAIMGQSGSGKSTLMNIIGCLDRPTSGRYFLDGTDVSTVDKTRLTRLRNRKIGFIFQRYELLPNLTALENVILPMMYAGLGRSVRRRRAAAALTHMGLANRMDKRPAQLSGGQQQRVAIARAIVNQPVLLLADEPTGALDSQSATEVLGIFAALHQRGITIVMVTHSHEVARHSQRIIMMSDGRVTNPHLSPADLGHLAPL; encoded by the coding sequence ATGTCTCCTACGCCCTCTCCCTCACCCACCGCCGTCATCGCCATGGAGCAGGTGTCGCGGGTGTTTGGCAGCGGCGAGGCGGCGGTGCGGGCCTGCGATCGCATCCACCTCACCATTGCCCCCGGTGAGTACTGCGCCATTATGGGCCAGTCGGGCTCGGGCAAATCGACTCTGATGAATATTATTGGCTGTCTCGATCGCCCCACCAGCGGGCGGTACTTTCTCGACGGCACGGATGTCTCAACCGTCGATAAAACTCGGCTGACCCGCCTGCGCAACCGCAAGATTGGCTTTATCTTTCAGCGCTACGAGCTGCTGCCCAACCTCACCGCCCTCGAGAACGTGATTTTGCCAATGATGTACGCCGGGCTGGGGCGATCGGTGCGGCGGCGGCGGGCGGCGGCGGCCCTCACCCACATGGGTCTGGCCAACCGCATGGACAAGCGCCCCGCCCAGCTCTCAGGCGGGCAGCAGCAGCGGGTCGCCATTGCCCGCGCCATTGTCAACCAGCCGGTGCTACTGCTGGCCGACGAGCCCACCGGGGCGCTCGACTCCCAGTCGGCTACCGAGGTGCTGGGCATTTTTGCGGCCCTGCACCAGCGGGGCATTACCATCGTCATGGTGACCCACTCCCACGAGGTGGCCCGCCACAGCCAGCGGATTATTATGATGAGCGATGGCAGGGTGACTAACCCCCACCTCAGCCCCGCCGACCTGGGCCACCTGGCCCCCCTGTAG
- a CDS encoding GH116 family glycosyl hydrolase, whose translation MTDPSLPQIPSQAWQRPLGQPWEHHYIVRYASNLDDGPDHGAPLGGLGAGCVGRSPNGDFNLWHLDGGEHIFQNFPGCQFSLWESTGAGTQTYALSTEAPKDGTLASWQWYPASTQAQTTGSYHALYPRSWYRYENVFRAQITCEQITPIWPHNYKEASYPVALFEWTAHNPTRFPITLSLMVSWQNMVGWFTNTQNSPEVLQRDDGSPYYDYVPALAQSAGNFNQFLNEGGLKALVMDGAWQGEPAEGDGQWCIAALDDPDIEVSYDLRWNPTGDGRDLWDSFAKLGRLMNLLDTSPAEEEEQIAGAIALRFTLQPGETKQIPVALAWDLPVTEFAAGVVNYRRYTDFFGKTGRNARAIAFTALEEYKRWQQQIENWQQPILDRADLPDAFKMALFNELYDLASGGTLWSAATEADPVGQFAVLECIDYRWYESLDVRLYGGFATLLLWPELEKAVLRAFARAIPAQDDRRRIIGYYVTMGLENPPAVRKLKGATPHDLGAPNEHPWAQTNYTSYQDCNLWKDLGSDFVLQVYRAYQFTGATDVAFLKDCWPAVVETLQYLKHFDRDGDGLPENEGAPDQTFDDWQLKGISAYCGGLWLGALEAAIAMADILTAAGLAPGNTPILLSQYRRWLDNGLKAYHPKLWNGRYYRLDTGSGSDVVMADQLCGQFMVRHLGLPDLVEDEFTLSALDAIYDACFVKFNQVVQSQERPPQQKFEGAQLGNFSAATLKLAIGAANGVLPDGTPEDPDSTHQQEVWIGINFGLAAFFAQMGKREEAMAIAHSVIHQIYAYGLQFRTPEAITALGTYRACHYMRPMAIWGLYEVLTASTEQPG comes from the coding sequence ATGACTGACCCATCCCTTCCTCAAATCCCGTCCCAGGCGTGGCAGCGACCGCTCGGCCAGCCCTGGGAGCACCACTACATTGTGCGCTACGCCAGCAACCTCGACGATGGCCCCGACCACGGGGCACCCCTGGGCGGGTTGGGGGCGGGCTGTGTGGGGCGATCGCCCAACGGCGACTTCAACCTCTGGCACCTGGATGGCGGCGAGCATATCTTCCAAAATTTCCCCGGCTGTCAGTTCAGCCTGTGGGAGAGCACCGGGGCGGGCACCCAGACCTACGCCCTCAGCACTGAGGCCCCAAAGGACGGAACTTTGGCATCCTGGCAGTGGTATCCCGCTTCGACTCAGGCTCAGACTACAGGCAGCTACCACGCGCTGTACCCCCGCAGCTGGTACCGCTACGAGAACGTCTTTCGCGCCCAGATCACCTGCGAGCAAATCACCCCCATCTGGCCCCACAACTATAAAGAGGCCAGCTATCCTGTGGCCTTGTTTGAGTGGACGGCCCACAACCCCACCCGTTTCCCCATCACCCTGAGCCTGATGGTGAGCTGGCAGAATATGGTGGGTTGGTTCACCAACACCCAAAACTCCCCCGAAGTGCTGCAACGGGACGACGGCAGCCCCTACTACGACTACGTGCCCGCCCTGGCGCAGAGCGCGGGCAACTTCAACCAGTTCCTCAACGAGGGCGGCCTCAAGGCGCTGGTGATGGATGGGGCCTGGCAGGGGGAGCCCGCCGAGGGCGACGGCCAGTGGTGCATCGCCGCGCTGGATGACCCCGATATAGAAGTCTCCTACGACCTGCGCTGGAACCCGACCGGCGACGGGCGCGACCTGTGGGACTCGTTTGCCAAGCTGGGGCGGCTGATGAACCTGCTGGACACGTCGCCAGCGGAGGAGGAGGAGCAGATTGCGGGGGCGATCGCCCTCCGGTTCACCCTGCAACCCGGCGAAACCAAACAGATCCCCGTCGCCCTGGCCTGGGATTTGCCGGTGACGGAGTTCGCCGCTGGGGTGGTGAACTATCGGCGCTACACAGACTTTTTTGGCAAGACGGGACGGAATGCGCGGGCGATCGCCTTCACCGCCCTGGAGGAGTACAAGCGCTGGCAGCAGCAAATCGAGAACTGGCAGCAGCCGATTCTCGATCGCGCCGACCTGCCCGACGCCTTCAAAATGGCGCTGTTCAACGAGCTGTACGACCTGGCCAGCGGCGGCACCCTGTGGAGCGCCGCCACCGAGGCCGACCCCGTGGGCCAGTTCGCGGTGCTGGAGTGCATCGACTACCGCTGGTACGAAAGCCTGGATGTGCGCCTCTACGGCGGCTTTGCCACCCTGCTGCTGTGGCCTGAGTTAGAGAAAGCCGTGCTGCGCGCCTTTGCCCGCGCCATCCCAGCGCAAGACGATCGCAGGCGGATCATTGGCTACTACGTCACCATGGGGCTAGAAAATCCCCCCGCCGTTCGCAAGCTGAAGGGCGCGACGCCCCACGATCTCGGTGCTCCCAACGAGCACCCCTGGGCGCAGACCAACTACACCAGCTACCAAGACTGCAACCTCTGGAAAGACCTGGGCAGCGACTTTGTGCTCCAGGTCTACCGCGCCTACCAGTTCACCGGGGCAACGGATGTGGCCTTTCTTAAAGACTGCTGGCCCGCCGTGGTGGAGACTCTGCAATACCTGAAGCACTTCGATCGCGACGGCGACGGCCTTCCCGAAAACGAGGGGGCTCCCGACCAGACCTTCGACGACTGGCAGCTCAAGGGCATCAGCGCCTACTGCGGCGGGCTGTGGCTGGGGGCGCTGGAGGCGGCGATCGCCATGGCCGACATCCTCACCGCCGCTGGCCTCGCCCCCGGCAACACCCCGATCTTGCTCAGCCAATACCGCCGCTGGCTCGACAACGGCCTCAAGGCTTACCACCCCAAACTGTGGAATGGCCGCTACTACCGGCTGGATACGGGCAGCGGCTCGGATGTGGTGATGGCCGACCAGCTCTGCGGCCAGTTCATGGTGCGCCACCTGGGCCTGCCGGATCTGGTGGAGGACGAGTTTACCCTGTCGGCCCTGGATGCGATCTATGACGCCTGCTTTGTGAAATTCAACCAGGTCGTCCAGAGCCAGGAACGCCCGCCCCAGCAGAAATTTGAGGGGGCGCAGCTGGGCAACTTTAGCGCAGCGACGTTGAAGCTGGCGATCGGGGCCGCCAACGGCGTACTGCCCGACGGCACCCCTGAAGACCCCGACAGCACCCACCAGCAGGAGGTGTGGATCGGCATCAACTTTGGCCTGGCGGCGTTTTTTGCCCAGATGGGCAAGCGGGAAGAAGCGATGGCGATCGCCCATTCCGTCATCCACCAGATCTACGCCTACGGCCTGCAATTTCGCACCCCCGAAGCGATCACTGCCCTGGGCACCTACCGCGCCTGCCACTACATGCGCCCGATGGCGATCTGGGGTTTGTACGAGGTGCTGACCGCCAGCACCGAGCAACCTGGATAG
- a CDS encoding DUF2283 domain-containing protein, which translates to MAEKLVFQYDQVGDILYINKCAPYAEQESEEIGDEMIARLNPVSGEVENLEILFFSKRLMSADFLLELPVIANLRLAAS; encoded by the coding sequence ATGGCAGAAAAGCTAGTTTTCCAATATGACCAGGTGGGCGATATTCTCTACATCAACAAATGCGCGCCCTATGCGGAGCAGGAGTCTGAAGAAATTGGCGACGAGATGATCGCCCGCCTCAACCCGGTGTCTGGCGAGGTGGAGAATCTAGAAATTCTCTTTTTCTCAAAGCGACTTATGAGCGCAGATTTTTTGCTAGAGCTGCCGGTGATTGCCAATCTCAGGCTGGCGGCGTCGTAG